CGCGTCCGAGCTCGACGTCGGACACGACGCGGAAGGCGGCGAAGCCGAAGCCGGACAGCACGGCGAAGCCCGACACGATCCCGGCCCTTCGCTGACGCCCGCCGCAGCGTTCCACGGGATGCGGTCACCGCTTAAGGTGATCGCATCCCGTTCGTCGTTCCGCCCGACGGCTCGCTCCGAGCGCCTCTCATGGACCACTCCCCCGGCTTCCTGCGCCTCGTCGACGAGGCGCGCGCACGCGTGCACGAGATCGCCGTGACCGACGTGCCGCGCCGCGTGTCGGCGGGCGCGCGCTTCTTCGACGTGCGCGAGGACCGCGAGTGGGACGCGTCGCACCCGGCCGGGGCCGAGCACCTCGGCAAGGGCGTCATCGAGCGCGACATCGAGCGGCTCGTTCCCGACACCGGCGCCGAGCTGCTGCTCATGTGCGGTGGCGGCTACCGTTCCGCCCTCGCCGCCGACGCCTTGCAGCGGATGGGATACACGAACGTGCACTCCGTCGCCGGCGGGTGGCGCGCGTGGCAGGCGGCGGAACTTCCGGTGGTGCGCGGCTGATGAGGCGGCGCTGATGGTCCGGCGCTGAAACGGCGGCGCTGGTAACGCGACGTATCAGCGCCGCAGTGTCAGCGCCGGACCATCAGCGCGCCTCATCAGCGCCGAATCTTGTCCAGCGTGATGGGAAGGTCCCGAACCCGCACGCCCGTCGCGTGGTGCACGGCGTTCGCGATCGCCGCCGCCACGCCGGTGATGCCGATCTCGCCGGCGCCCTTCGCGCCGATCGCGCTCACGTGCGGGTCGTTCTCGTCGACGAAGATCGTGTCGATCGTGCCGATGTCGGCGTTCACGGGCACGTGGTACTCGGCGAGGTCCGCGTTCAGGTAGCGCCCCGTGCGCGGATCGACGAGCGTCTCCTCGAGCAGCGCCATGCCGACGCCCCACACCACGCCGCCCACGATCTGGCTGCGCGCCGTCTGCGGGTTCACGATGCGTCCCACACCGTGCGCGGTGACGACGCGCGGCACGCGGATGGTGCCGAGGTCCTCGTCCACGTGCACCTCGGCGAACACGGCACCGAACGAGTGCATCGCGTACTGCTGCGCCTCCGGGCCCGCCCGCGTGCTCGTGGTCACCTCGACGACGCGGCCGCTCTGCCGCGCCATGAGCGCCTCGTAGCTCTCGCCGCGCGAGGCGTCCGACGCGAGCGAGAGTCGTCCGTCGCGCGCGACGACGTCGCCCTCCGCTGCACCACTCAGCGGCGACGCGGGGTCCGTGACCGCGAGCTGCACGAGCCGGCGGCGGAGCGCGGAGGCCGCGTCGTGCACCGCGGTGCCGGTCGACGCCATCGTCACCGAGCCGGTCGACGCCGGGTTCTCCGGCATGTCCGTCTCGCCGAGCTCGAAGCGGACCCGATCGGGGGCGATGCCTAACGCGTCGGCCGCCACCTGCGTCATCGACGTGTACGTGCCGCAGCCGATCTCCTGCGTCCCCGCGCGCACCCACGCGCGGCCGTCGGGGAGCATGCGCGCCGTGCACGACGCCGGGTTGCGGCGCGCCGGATACGTCGCCGTCGCCATGCCCCAGCCGACGAGCGCGCGGCCGTCGCGCATCGATCGCGGCGCGGCGGTCCGCTTCGACCACCCGAAGCGCTCCGCCGCGGCGCGGTAGCACTCGCGGAGCGACTTGCTCGACCACGGGTGCCCCGTCTCGGGGTCCGTGTCGGCATGGTTGCGGAGCCGCAGCTCGATCGGGTCCATCTCGAGCGCGATCGCCAGCTCGTCCATCGCGCTCTCCAGCGCGAACGTGCCGGTGGACTCGCCGGGCGCGCGCTGGAACGTGGGGCTGCCGACGTTGAGCCGCACGACGTCGTACACCGCCTCGAGGTTCGGGCACGCGTAGAGGATCTTCGTCTGGTTCAGCGCGGGCTCGATCCAGTCCTCGAGCGTCGACGTGTTCGACGTGCTCGTGTGGCGGATCGCGGTGAGCGCGCCGGAGCGGTCGGCGCCCAACGTCACCCGCTGCACCGTGCGTGGCCGTCCACCGACGGGGCCGAACATCTGCCGGCGCGTCAGCACGAGCTTCACCGGCCGTCCCGTCTCGCGCGCGGCCATCGCGGCGAGGCTCTGGTGCGACCACGGCCCGCCCTTGCTCCCGAAGCCGCCGCCGGTGAAGTGCGACACGACGCGCACCTTCTCGCGCGGCACGCCGAAGTGCTGCGCCACCGTGTTGCGCACGCTCGTGATCCCCTGCGTGGAGTCGTAGAGCGTGAGCGCGTCGCCCTCCCACACCGCGACGGTGTTGTGCGGCTCCATCGGGTTGTGGTTCTCGAGCGGCGTCGTGTAGGTGTGCTCGACGTGCACCACCGCATCGGCGAGCCCGCGTGCCACGTCGCCGCGATGCGTCGCGCGCTCGCCGCCTAACGGGTGCACCTTCTCGGGCGGGTTCTTCGGCGCCGACGCCATGTCGAGCACGGGGCGCTCCGCGGCGTAGCGCACGGTCACCAGATGCGTGGCGGCGAGCGCCTGCTCGAACGTCTCCGCGACTACGACGCCGATCGGCTGGCCGTTGTAGCGCACGTGCTCGTCCTGCAGCAGCGTCGGCACGCGCATCACGGCGCCGCGCGCCGCGGGACCCTGCGCACCGGTGCCGGTGGGCGCCGGCGCGGGCGGCGCGGGCGGCTCCTGCGGCCCGGGGCGCGGCGCGCCGGGCAGCCGCGGCGCGTTGAACGGCGTGAGCACCTTCAGCACGCCCGGCGCGCGCTCGGCGGCGCTCGTGTCCATCGCCTGGATGCGTGCGCGCGCGACGGTGCTCGTGATCAGCACCGCGTGCGCCACGCCCGCGACCGGCATCTCCGCGGCGTAGCGCGCCGCGCCGGTCACCTTCAGTCGCCCGTCGACGCGCTCGAGCGGCCGGCCGACGGCGTCGTCGCGCGTCGTCATGCCGTCACCTCCGTCAGCGCGCGCACGAGGGTGCGCTTCGCGAGGTCGATCTTGAACGCGTTGTCGCCGTGCGGCACGGCGCCGCGCAGCGCCGCCTCCGCCGCGGCGCGGAACGTGGCCTCCGTCGGCGGCCGTCCGACGAGCGCGCGCTCCGCCTCGCGCGAGCGCCACGGCTTCGTGCCCACGCCGCCGAGCGCGACGCGCGCGTCGCGGATCGTGCCGTTCCGCACGTCCACCGCGACCGCCGCGGCCGCGAGGGCGAACGCGTAGCTTGCGCGGTCACGCACCTTGAGGTAGAGCGAGCGGCGCGCGAACGGCAGCGGCGGCAGGTCGATCGCCGTGATCAGCTCGCCCGGTCGCAGCACGGTCTCGCGCTCCGGGTGCGCGCCGGGCAGCACGTGGAGCTCGGTGAACGGGATCGTGCGCGTCGCCTCGCCGCGCACCCGCACGGTCGCGTCGAGCGCCGCGAGCGCGACGGCGAAGTCGGACGGATGCGTGGCGATGCAGTGCGCGCTGCCGCCGAGCACCGCATGCATGCGGTTCGGGCCGTGGAGCGCCGAGCAGCCGGTGCCCGGCTCCCGCTTGTTGCATGGCGACGCGGTGTCGCGGAAGTACCAGCATCGCGTGCGCTGCAGCACGTTGCCGCCGAGCGTGGCCATGTTGCGGAGCTGGCCGGAGGCGGCGAGGAGCAGCGACTGGCTCACCATCGGATAGCGCTCGCGCACGCGCGGGTCCCACGCCGTGTCGCTCATCGGCGCGAGCGCGCCGAGCCGCAGCCCGCCGTTAGGCAGCTCGGCGATCGCGGCGAGCGCCGCGTCGGCGGCCGGCAGCGCCGTGATGTCGACGACGCGCTCCGGCGTCTCGACGTGGAGCTTCATGAGGTCGACGAGCGTCGTGCCGCCGGCGATGAACCGGGTGCGCGGCTCGCGACCGGCTCGCACGGCCTCGTCGACGTTCGTCGCTCTGGCGTACTCGAACGGGATCATGGGGACCGCTCACTGGCTGCGTGAAGGTCGTAATCTGCGGCTCAATGTTGTCCAGCCGCGGCCGAGCTCCGCCGCGCTTCCTGCACGGCGGCGAGGATGCCCGGGTACGCGCCGCAGCGACAGAGGTTGCCGCTCATCGCCTCGCGCACGTCGTCGTCGGCGGGGCCCCACGGCTCGCGCAGCATCGCCGCGGCGGACATGATCTGTCCCGGCGTGCAGTAGCCGCACTGGAAGCCGTCGTGCGCGATGAACGCGCGCTGCATGGGATGCAGGTCGCCGTCCGCCGTCGCGGCGAGCCCCTCGATCGTCGTGATCGCCTTCCCCTGCGCCATGACGGCGAGCGTGAGGCACGACAGCACGCGGCGTCCGTCGACGTGCACGGTGCACGCGCCGCACTGGCCGTGGTCGCACCCCTTCTTGCTGCCGGTGAGCCCCGCGTGCTCGCGCAGCGCGTCGAGCAGCGTGACGCGCGGCTCGAGCTCGAGCGACAGCGCACGACCGTTCACGCGCAGCGCCACCGGCATCGTGCCGGGCGCGCGCACCGGCGCCGCCTCGGCCGCGCGCGCGTCGCGCAGCAGCAGGAGCGCCGCGCTCGCGGCGAGCGCCGTGGCCACGAAGTCGCGCCGGGAGACGCCGCCGCGCTCGACGCTCGGCGGCGACAGGGCGGCGAGGGCGCGTGCGACGTCGCCCGGGGACGGGAGCGTGTCGGCGTCGTGTCGCCAGCGGACGTCGCCCGCCGAGTCGAGCACGACCACTGCGGTCCCGCTCGTGACGCCGAAGCGATGCGCGAGCGCGCCGTCGTCCGCGAGCACCGGCAGCGCGACGGCGCCGTCGCCGAACGACAGCTCGCGCCACGGTCCCTCGCCGGCGATGCCGAGCAGCCGCGCGCCGGCCGGGCCCGCGACCTCGGCGACGAGCCGGTTGTACGTGTCGACGAGCGTCGTGCGCGCCGGATCCCAGCCTGGCGGGCAGAACACGATGACGACCGGGTGCCCACGGAGCTCGGCCAGCGGGTCGCGCCCGAGCGGAGGAGAGAGCAGCGGCATGCGTCGCGCCTCGGAGACGTTCGGCAGACGTGAAGACGGGTGAACGTGAGGCTGCAAGTCCGGTGCTTGGCGCCGGCAGGGCACGCCGCTGGCAACGTGTGGCGAGCGGATGCGATCTTCCGTGCGGGCGCTCGCCGCCCGCCTCCCGAGCCGTTCGTCATGACCATCGCACGTCTTACCGCGCGCCGCGTCGGCCGTGTGCCGCGCCGTCTGCTCCTGCTCGCCGCGGCGGCCGCCTGCCGGACGGTGTCGCTCCCTGCGGTGGTGCAGGGGACCGGGGTGCCGCACGTCGATCCGCCGCCCACCGGTCGTGCGCACATCATCGGCGTGGTGGCCGACTCGGCGACCGGGTATCCCGTGGTGGGGGCCGCGGTGTACTTCACGCGCGACTCGGTGCTGGGCACCGGGCCGGCGCGGCCGCGCACCGACATGCCGCGCGCCACCACCGACCGCAGCGGCGGCTTCGCGCTGCGCGACGTCGCGCCCGGCGAGTACACGCTCGCGTTCTCCGACCTCGACCACTTCCCGCTGCGCGAGGTGGTGATCGTCCGCGCCGACCAGGTGCGCTCGGTGGTGCTGCGCCCGCGGCGGCGGGACACGCCGTGAGCGCCGACGGCGGCACGACGAGCGGCGCCTCGGTCCTCACGCCGGACGTGGATCCGACGGCGCGCGCCTCGCCGGTGGACGAGGTGGCGCCGCGCCCCGACCTGTCGCGTACCGGTCGCGCCTTGACGAGCGCGCGCAGCCGCTCCACCGGGATCACGATCCTCACCGTGCTGGCGGTGCTGTACACGCTCTACTTCGCGCGCGACTTCCTGCTCCCCATCACCGTCGCGCTGCTGCTCGACTTCCTGCTGAGCCCCGTGGTGCGCGCGCTCGCTCGGCTGCGCATCCCGGTGCCGTTAGGCGCCGCGGTCGTCGTGCTGTCGCTCGTCGGCGCGGTGGGGTTCGGCGTGTATCAGCTGTCCGACCCGGTGCAGCGGTGGGCGACGAAGGCGCCGTCGACGCTCGCGAGCGCGCAGGCGAAGGTGCGCAAGCTCACGCGTCCGGTGCAGCAGGTGACGCGCACCGCGGAGCAGGTGGAGCGCGCGACCGCCGTGGCGCCGCCGACCGGCGCGCGCGAGGTGGTGGTGAAGGGGCCGAGCGTCGTGTCGCGCGTGTTCGGCACGACGCAGAAGCTGCTCGCCGGGCTGCTCGAGGTGATCTTCCTGCTCTACTTCCTGCTCGCCGCGGGAGACCTGTTCCTCCAGAAGCTCGTGAAGGTCATACCGCGTGAGGAGTCGAAGCGCGACGTGGTGACCGTAGCGCGCGCGATCGAGTCGTCGATCTCGACGTACCTGCTCACGCAGACGCTGATCAACCTGATGGAGGGGCTGGTCGTCGCCGGCACGATGTACCTGCTCGACATGCCGAACGCGCTGCTGTGGGGCACGCTCGTCATGGTGCTGGAGTTCGTGCCGTACCTCGGCGCGACGGTGATGACGCTCGTGCTGCTGCTCGCCGCGCTCACGACGTTCGACAACGTGGGGCACGCGCTGCTCGTGCCGGGCGCGTTCCTGACGATCAACCTGCTGCAGGCGAACGCGGTGACGCCGATGCTGCTCGGGCACCGGTTGACGCTGAACCCGGTGGCGATCTTCGTCGGGCTCGCATTCTGGTGGTTCATGTGGGGCGTGCCGGGCGCGTTCATCGCGGTGCCGGTGCTCGCTGCGCTGAAGACGATCTGCGACCACGCCGCGCCGCTCGCCGCCGTCGGCGAGTTCCTCGGGAGGCGCGACGAGACCGAGCGGCGCTGGGTCGCGCGCGGGTGAGACTCGCCGCGAGGACGCTGCTCGTCGCGCTGAGCGCGGCGCTGCTGCTCGCCGCCCAGCCGCCGTTCGACGCGCAGGTGGCGGAGAAGCGGCAGACCGACGCGCTGTTCGTCGCCGCGCTCGGCCGGGAGATGCTCGTGCGCAAGGTCGCGTACGCGGGCGCGGACGACCTCACGATCCCGGCGTACCTGTTCGCGCCGCGCGACACGACGCATCCGCGGCCGACGATCGTGTTCGTGCATGGCGGCGTGCACGGCGACTTCAACGCGGTGCATCTCGAGCAGGTGCGCGCGCTCGTCCGCCGCGGCTGGGTGGTGATCGCGCCCGAGTACCGCGGGAGCACGGGATACGGCCCGCGCTTCTATGCCGCGATCGACTACGGCGGGCGCGAGGTGGACGACGTGGTGCTCGCGCGCGACTGGCTCGCGCGCTTCGCGCCGTGGGCGGATCTCGACCGCGCGGTGATCATGGGCTACAGCCACGGCGGCTACATCGCGCTGCTCGCCGTGCTGCGTCACCCGGGGCTGTTCCGCGCCGCCGTCGCGCACGTGCCCGTCGCCGACCTGCCGACGCGCATGCGCACGCACCCCGACTGGTACCAGGCGATCTTCGCCGCGCAGCCGGCCTACGGTGCCACGCTCGCCGCGAACCCGCGGCCGTACGTGGAGCGGTCGCCGTCGGCGCACGCCCGCGAGCTCGCCACGCCGGTGCTGTCGCACGTCGCCGACAACGACGAGGACGTGCTGATCGCCGAGAACCACATCCTGCGCGACTCGATGGTGGCGGCGGGGAAGGTGCGGAGCGGCCTCTATCGCTACCGCGAGTTCCACGCTCCGCCCGGCGGGCACTCGTTCGGCGTGCTGCTCGAGACGCCGGCGGGGCGGGAGAGCTGGACGGAGACGATGCGGTTTCTGGAGAGGTATCTCGGGGAGGGCGAGCGGTGATCCGCGCCCGGGGCGCGACTGCTCGGCGTGCGGCACGTCGGATCCTCGCGTGCCTAACGGCGAGCGCCTGGGGGTGTACCCGTCCCGTCCCCCAGCGCCCTCCCGACTCGACCATCACTATCCGCGCGGCCACGCTGCTCGACGGTCGCGGCGGCGCGGCGCACGACGTCGTGGTGACGGTGGAGGGCGGGCGCATCGCGCGCGTCGACACGGGCGTGCGCACGCGCGGTCCGGTGACGTACGACCTCGGCGCCCGCACGCTGCTCCCGGGGCTCATCGATGCGCACGTGCACCTCGGCTGGTACTTCAATCGCCGCGGCGTGCTGCACGCCCCGGACGACGGCGATACGCCGACCGACTCGTACCGCGCGATCGCGGCCAATGCGCGCGCGATGCTCGACGCCGGGTTCACGACCGTGCAGAGCGTCGGCGGCCCCGAGGACGGGCCGGTGCGCGACTCGATCGAGGCACGGCGCATCGCGGGACCGCGCGTGCTCACGTCGCTGCAGCCGATCGTCGACCCGTCGCCGCCGCCGGAGACGATGCGCGCCATCGTGCGCGCGCGCGTCGCCCAGGGCGCGAACCTCGTCAAGCTCTTCGCGTCGGAGGGCCTCGGCGGCGGCGGTGGACAGACGCTGAGCGACGCGCAGCTCGCGGCGATCTGCGGCGAGGCGCGGTCATTGGGCCGTCGCACCGTGGTGCACGCGATCAGCGCGGTGAGCGTGCGCGCGGCGACGCTCGCCGGCTGCACCGAGATCGAGCACGGGCTGCTCGCCACCGACGACGAGCTGCGGCTCATGGCGGAGCGGGGCACGTGGTTCGGGCCGCAGGTGTGCCTGGTGTTCCAGAACTACCTGGATCACCGCACGACCTACGCGCGCTCCGGGTTCTCTCCCGACGCGTTCGATGTGCTCGCGCGGGCGCTGCCGACGGCGCGCGAGACGTTCCGCCGCGCGATCCACACGCCGGGCCTGCGCGTGATCTTCTCGACCGACGCCGTGGCCGGCGCACACGGGCACAACGCGGACGAGCTGGTGTGCCGGGTGCGCGCCGGTCAGGGGCCGATGGAGGCGATCGTCTCCGCGGCGTCGCTCGCCGCGAGCGCGTTAGGCATCGCCGACCGCGCCGGGGCCGTGGCGTCGGGGCTCGACGCGGACCTCGTCGCCGTCGACGGGGATCCGCTCGCCGACGTCACGGCGCTGCAGCGGGTGGTGTTCGTGATGCGCGGAGGGACCGTCTACAGACGACCGTGACGTCCGCTGCGCCGCGCACGCCGGGTCCACGCGATCGGGACGAGACCGGCAGCCAGGAGGAGAAGCGTCGCCGGCTCGGGCACGGGCGCGAACGCGAGGTCGCCCGGGCCGCCGACGCCGGCGTTCTGTCCGAGGGTGCCGAGCAGCGTGGCGCTCGTCAGGTCGACGCGGTAGATGTTCCCTTCCGGACCGCTCGACGCGAAGATCGCTCCGTCGAAGCGAACGGCGAGCCCTCCCAGCCCGTCCTCGCCGATGCCGAGTGGGGCACCCCGTGTGAGGATCGCCGCCGTCGCCGGGTTCACGATGTCGAGCCGCGCGTCCACCGGCATACCGGTCGTCGGGTCGATGACGAGCTCCGTCAGGTACAGCGTGCCGTCCGGCGCGAACGCGATGGCCTGCGCGCCGATCGGGAAGGCCGGTCCCCCCGGCACGAAGAACGTGCCGACGAGCGATGCCGCGCCGCTCAGCGGATCGATCGTGTACAGCTTCGACACCGGCGGCGCGGTCGGGCTGACGACGATGTTGGTGCCGAAGAGCGTGCCGGTGCCCGGCTGGACCGCGAGGTCGGTGATCGCGATGCCCTGCCCGCCGAACCTCACCGGCACCGGTGTCCCGATCAGCGCGCCGGTGGTCGGGTCGCGCTGGCCCAACGCCGACACCGGCGCGCCGCCGAACACGTTGCCGGTGATGATCGTGTCCCACAGCGTGCCGTCGAGGCCGAACGCGAGGCCGGTGTTGCCGGGATTGCGCGGCGGAATGACGGGGAGCAGCGTCTCGGTGCCGTTCGTCTGGTCGACGATCACCAGCCCGCCGGGATTGGCCGTCGATCCACGGCCGATCGCACCGTACAGACGCTGCGCGCGCGCGGCGCCGGGCGAGGCGCCGATCATGACGCCTAACAGCGTGACTGCGAGAAGCGGTCGTCTCATCGTCGATCCCCCAGGGTTACGAAGGGAGTGGGCCCGCGGCCACGTCCGCGGCGCGACAATGCCTAACGACAGCCGCTGCTCCGACCACGACACCGGAGACGCTCGACCCGCCGCGGCCGAGCCGCGGCGGGCTACCACATTAGGCGCGCTCGCTCAGCCCTGCAACTGCCGCGCGAACGTCGCGGCGTCGAAGTAGGTCCGCATCGCGGCGATGCGCCCGTCGCGCAGCTGGATCACGTCGCAGAACGGCACGTTCACCGGCCGTCCCGTCGCGGCGATGTCGCCGACCGGCGTCCGCAGCGTGCCGCTGTGCGTGCCGATGCCGTGGAACTCGCAGACGACGATGTCGCCGCCCTGGGCGAGCGTGTCGATCTCGATGTGGCCGTCGCTGAACGCGTCGACCCAGCCGCGCATGAACTGCTCGACGCCCGCCGCTCCGCGCACGGTCTCGCCGGTCGGCATGATCGTGAGCGTCGCGTCGTCGGGGACGAGGCGCTGGAGCGCGCCGAAGTCGCGCCGGTTGAACACGGTGTATAGCTCGCTCACGGTCGCGTCGACGTCGGCGGTGGCGTACAGGGCGGACGGGGCCTGCGTCGCGGTGCTGGACATGGAATGCCTCCCTTCGTGGACCGGGGCCGGCCGGCAGCCGGTGCCGGCGGGCGCGCTCTGCACGCGCGAGGGGAGTACGCCGACGCGGTGCGAACGGATTGCGTCGCACGCGGCGCGGCGCGCGGCGCGCGTCACGCGTCACGCGTCGGTCGTCGCTCGCTTCTCCAGCCACAGCGTGAACGCGGCGCCACCCGCCGGTCCGTCGCTCACCGTGAGCTCGCCGCCCAACGCGCGCGCCACGCGCCGCGCCGACGCGAGCCCGATCCCCGCGCCCGGCGCGACCGCGTGCGTGCCGGGCAGCCGCATCGCTTCCTCGAACACCGCCTCGCGGTGCTCCGGCGGGATCCCCGGGCCGGTGTCGCGCACCTCGACCGCGACGCGCGTCGCCTCGGCGCGGAGCACGCGCACCTCCACCGCGCCGCCCCGCGGCGTGTACTTGATCGCGTTCGACAGCAGGTTCGTGAGCACCTGTCGGACGCGCCCGGGATCGGTCGACAGCTCGAGCCACTTCCGCTCGACGTCGGTCCCGTCGTCGACGACCACGGAGAGCGCGAGGCCGGCGCGCGCCGCCGCCGCGGCGTGGTCGTCCACCACCTCGCGCACGAGGACGTCGAGCGCCACGGGCACGCCGCGTACGGGGAGGTGTCCGGCGTCGGCGCGCGCGAGGTCGAGCAGGTCGCCCGTGGACTGCAGCGCGCTGCGCACCAGCCGATCGGCGCGCGCGATCGCCTCGCGCTGCGGCTCGCCGAGCCGGCCGTACACCTCGGTGCCTAACAGCAGCTGCAGGTACGCCGACGCCGCGCCGAGCGGGTTGCGCAGGTCGTGCGACACGCCGCGGAACAGCGCCTCGCGGCTGCGCGACGCGGCGGCGAGCCGCTCGCGCCGCTCCTCGGCCACGTACGCGAGCGACGCCATGCGCCAGCTCGTCCACGCGAGCAGCGCGACC
This DNA window, taken from Gemmatirosa kalamazoonensis, encodes the following:
- a CDS encoding AI-2E family transporter, yielding MSADGGTTSGASVLTPDVDPTARASPVDEVAPRPDLSRTGRALTSARSRSTGITILTVLAVLYTLYFARDFLLPITVALLLDFLLSPVVRALARLRIPVPLGAAVVVLSLVGAVGFGVYQLSDPVQRWATKAPSTLASAQAKVRKLTRPVQQVTRTAEQVERATAVAPPTGAREVVVKGPSVVSRVFGTTQKLLAGLLEVIFLLYFLLAAGDLFLQKLVKVIPREESKRDVVTVARAIESSISTYLLTQTLINLMEGLVVAGTMYLLDMPNALLWGTLVMVLEFVPYLGATVMTLVLLLAALTTFDNVGHALLVPGAFLTINLLQANAVTPMLLGHRLTLNPVAIFVGLAFWWFMWGVPGAFIAVPVLAALKTICDHAAPLAAVGEFLGRRDETERRWVARG
- a CDS encoding FAD binding domain-containing protein, translated to MIPFEYARATNVDEAVRAGREPRTRFIAGGTTLVDLMKLHVETPERVVDITALPAADAALAAIAELPNGGLRLGALAPMSDTAWDPRVRERYPMVSQSLLLAASGQLRNMATLGGNVLQRTRCWYFRDTASPCNKREPGTGCSALHGPNRMHAVLGGSAHCIATHPSDFAVALAALDATVRVRGEATRTIPFTELHVLPGAHPERETVLRPGELITAIDLPPLPFARRSLYLKVRDRASYAFALAAAAVAVDVRNGTIRDARVALGGVGTKPWRSREAERALVGRPPTEATFRAAAEAALRGAVPHGDNAFKIDLAKRTLVRALTEVTA
- a CDS encoding xanthine dehydrogenase family protein molybdopterin-binding subunit codes for the protein MTTRDDAVGRPLERVDGRLKVTGAARYAAEMPVAGVAHAVLITSTVARARIQAMDTSAAERAPGVLKVLTPFNAPRLPGAPRPGPQEPPAPPAPAPTGTGAQGPAARGAVMRVPTLLQDEHVRYNGQPIGVVVAETFEQALAATHLVTVRYAAERPVLDMASAPKNPPEKVHPLGGERATHRGDVARGLADAVVHVEHTYTTPLENHNPMEPHNTVAVWEGDALTLYDSTQGITSVRNTVAQHFGVPREKVRVVSHFTGGGFGSKGGPWSHQSLAAMAARETGRPVKLVLTRRQMFGPVGGRPRTVQRVTLGADRSGALTAIRHTSTSNTSTLEDWIEPALNQTKILYACPNLEAVYDVVRLNVGSPTFQRAPGESTGTFALESAMDELAIALEMDPIELRLRNHADTDPETGHPWSSKSLRECYRAAAERFGWSKRTAAPRSMRDGRALVGWGMATATYPARRNPASCTARMLPDGRAWVRAGTQEIGCGTYTSMTQVAADALGIAPDRVRFELGETDMPENPASTGSVTMASTGTAVHDAASALRRRLVQLAVTDPASPLSGAAEGDVVARDGRLSLASDASRGESYEALMARQSGRVVEVTTSTRAGPEAQQYAMHSFGAVFAEVHVDEDLGTIRVPRVVTAHGVGRIVNPQTARSQIVGGVVWGVGMALLEETLVDPRTGRYLNADLAEYHVPVNADIGTIDTIFVDENDPHVSAIGAKGAGEIGITGVAAAIANAVHHATGVRVRDLPITLDKIRR
- a CDS encoding 2Fe-2S iron-sulfur cluster-binding protein, with the translated sequence MPLLSPPLGRDPLAELRGHPVVIVFCPPGWDPARTTLVDTYNRLVAEVAGPAGARLLGIAGEGPWRELSFGDGAVALPVLADDGALAHRFGVTSGTAVVVLDSAGDVRWRHDADTLPSPGDVARALAALSPPSVERGGVSRRDFVATALAASAALLLLRDARAAEAAPVRAPGTMPVALRVNGRALSLELEPRVTLLDALREHAGLTGSKKGCDHGQCGACTVHVDGRRVLSCLTLAVMAQGKAITTIEGLAATADGDLHPMQRAFIAHDGFQCGYCTPGQIMSAAAMLREPWGPADDDVREAMSGNLCRCGAYPGILAAVQEARRSSAAAGQH
- a CDS encoding sensor histidine kinase; translation: MTTRTRPLARPSIGVWGPFVAVMIVLGALAVAPLVTSARARQLRAPLSEGAEPALVRVNDLQATLAAELYAATDWSRGGDGPALGRYRDAVAAEGTDLASLATLVARIDATSAGDLSRVTAAVRRWHGPSSTQPPPTTDDPLGLAALDAAQRLETDLQRFADGRRRDLRSAIQLDVRMAAALVPMAVIGVALLAWTSWRMASLAYVAEERRERLAAASRSREALFRGVSHDLRNPLGAASAYLQLLLGTEVYGRLGEPQREAIARADRLVRSALQSTGDLLDLARADAGHLPVRGVPVALDVLVREVVDDHAAAAARAGLALSVVVDDGTDVERKWLELSTDPGRVRQVLTNLLSNAIKYTPRGGAVEVRVLRAEATRVAVEVRDTGPGIPPEHREAVFEEAMRLPGTHAVAPGAGIGLASARRVARALGGELTVSDGPAGGAAFTLWLEKRATTDA
- a CDS encoding alpha/beta hydrolase family protein, producing MRLAARTLLVALSAALLLAAQPPFDAQVAEKRQTDALFVAALGREMLVRKVAYAGADDLTIPAYLFAPRDTTHPRPTIVFVHGGVHGDFNAVHLEQVRALVRRGWVVIAPEYRGSTGYGPRFYAAIDYGGREVDDVVLARDWLARFAPWADLDRAVIMGYSHGGYIALLAVLRHPGLFRAAVAHVPVADLPTRMRTHPDWYQAIFAAQPAYGATLAANPRPYVERSPSAHARELATPVLSHVADNDEDVLIAENHILRDSMVAAGKVRSGLYRYREFHAPPGGHSFGVLLETPAGRESWTETMRFLERYLGEGER
- a CDS encoding amidohydrolase family protein, translated to MIRARGATARRAARRILACLTASAWGCTRPVPQRPPDSTITIRAATLLDGRGGAAHDVVVTVEGGRIARVDTGVRTRGPVTYDLGARTLLPGLIDAHVHLGWYFNRRGVLHAPDDGDTPTDSYRAIAANARAMLDAGFTTVQSVGGPEDGPVRDSIEARRIAGPRVLTSLQPIVDPSPPPETMRAIVRARVAQGANLVKLFASEGLGGGGGQTLSDAQLAAICGEARSLGRRTVVHAISAVSVRAATLAGCTEIEHGLLATDDELRLMAERGTWFGPQVCLVFQNYLDHRTTYARSGFSPDAFDVLARALPTARETFRRAIHTPGLRVIFSTDAVAGAHGHNADELVCRVRAGQGPMEAIVSAASLAASALGIADRAGAVASGLDADLVAVDGDPLADVTALQRVVFVMRGGTVYRRP
- a CDS encoding ester cyclase is translated as MSSTATQAPSALYATADVDATVSELYTVFNRRDFGALQRLVPDDATLTIMPTGETVRGAAGVEQFMRGWVDAFSDGHIEIDTLAQGGDIVVCEFHGIGTHSGTLRTPVGDIAATGRPVNVPFCDVIQLRDGRIAAMRTYFDAATFARQLQG
- a CDS encoding carboxypeptidase regulatory-like domain-containing protein, with the translated sequence MTIARLTARRVGRVPRRLLLLAAAAACRTVSLPAVVQGTGVPHVDPPPTGRAHIIGVVADSATGYPVVGAAVYFTRDSVLGTGPARPRTDMPRATTDRSGGFALRDVAPGEYTLAFSDLDHFPLREVVIVRADQVRSVVLRPRRRDTP
- a CDS encoding rhodanese-like domain-containing protein, producing the protein MDHSPGFLRLVDEARARVHEIAVTDVPRRVSAGARFFDVREDREWDASHPAGAEHLGKGVIERDIERLVPDTGAELLLMCGGGYRSALAADALQRMGYTNVHSVAGGWRAWQAAELPVVRG
- a CDS encoding PEP-CTERM sorting domain-containing protein produces the protein MRRPLLAVTLLGVMIGASPGAARAQRLYGAIGRGSTANPGGLVIVDQTNGTETLLPVIPPRNPGNTGLAFGLDGTLWDTIITGNVFGGAPVSALGQRDPTTGALIGTPVPVRFGGQGIAITDLAVQPGTGTLFGTNIVVSPTAPPVSKLYTIDPLSGAASLVGTFFVPGGPAFPIGAQAIAFAPDGTLYLTELVIDPTTGMPVDARLDIVNPATAAILTRGAPLGIGEDGLGGLAVRFDGAIFASSGPEGNIYRVDLTSATLLGTLGQNAGVGGPGDLAFAPVPEPATLLLLAAGLVPIAWTRRARRSGRHGRL